The following proteins are co-located in the Spinactinospora alkalitolerans genome:
- a CDS encoding carbohydrate ABC transporter permease — MTTTTAPAAPRRARRGIARHASGAAVHALLWGYAAVALAPLLLMLISSLRPEAELRAEPLGLPTSPAWSNYARAWTEADFGTYFLNSTLVTSAAVALGTAVSVLAAYALGRYSFPGSGLLLAYLLAGLMIPIRLGIVPVFYLFDSLGLLDSLWGLILVYAASGVPFSVFILTAFFRRLPDDLAEAARIDGAGEFRLFGRIMLPLVRPALATVMLFQFIQLWNDFFFPLVLIRDQAKYTLPVGLTRFFTEYGLTQSLLYSGLVITTLPLVALFLLATRQVIDGLTAGVNR, encoded by the coding sequence ATGACGACGACCACCGCGCCGGCCGCTCCGCGCCGGGCCCGCCGCGGGATCGCCCGCCACGCGAGCGGGGCCGCGGTCCACGCGCTGCTGTGGGGCTACGCCGCCGTGGCGCTGGCCCCGCTGCTGCTGATGCTGATCAGCTCCCTGCGGCCCGAGGCCGAGCTGCGCGCCGAGCCGCTGGGCCTGCCCACCTCGCCCGCGTGGAGCAACTACGCCCGGGCCTGGACCGAAGCCGACTTCGGGACCTACTTCCTCAACTCCACGCTGGTCACCTCCGCGGCGGTGGCGCTGGGCACCGCGGTCTCGGTGCTGGCGGCCTACGCCCTGGGCCGCTACTCCTTCCCCGGCAGCGGCCTGCTGCTGGCCTATCTGCTGGCCGGGCTGATGATCCCGATCCGGCTGGGCATCGTCCCGGTGTTCTACCTGTTCGACTCGCTCGGCCTGCTGGACTCGCTGTGGGGCCTGATCCTGGTCTACGCCGCCAGCGGAGTGCCGTTCTCGGTGTTCATCCTGACCGCGTTCTTCCGCCGGCTGCCGGACGACCTGGCCGAGGCCGCCCGGATCGACGGGGCGGGGGAGTTCCGGCTGTTCGGCCGGATCATGCTGCCGTTGGTGCGCCCGGCACTGGCCACGGTGATGCTGTTCCAGTTCATCCAGTTGTGGAACGACTTCTTCTTCCCCCTGGTACTGATCCGCGACCAGGCCAAGTACACGCTTCCGGTGGGCCTGACCAGGTTCTTCACCGAGTACGGCCTGACCCAGTCACTGCTGTACTCCGGCCTGGTCATCACGACGCTGCCCCTGGTCGCCCTGTTCCTGCTGGCGACCCGCCAGGTCATCGACGGCCTGACTGCGGGCGTCAACCGCTGA
- a CDS encoding carbohydrate ABC transporter permease: MFILPALVLYTVFIVYPLFSALQYSLFSWEGTRRTGMAGLDNFIRLFSGVYGERLWRAFGHNLVFFAGTMLVQTTLGLAFAVLLRRSRAGRRFLQTAYVLPHLVSPIVVGYLWSLMLSPQFGAVNAALRAVGLDALAQPWTGDPALALPTLVLVNAWQWIGFPMLLFTAALAGLPPEYEEAARVDGATGWQAFRHVTLPLLVPAIGIVTVLTFVGTMNVLDLVYAMQGSQGAPAGATDVLGLLFYRTAFNNPDPGAIGQASALAVVMFAFIFGVSIAATRILRRWEARLR; this comes from the coding sequence GTGTTCATCCTGCCGGCGCTCGTGCTCTACACCGTCTTCATCGTGTACCCGCTGTTCAGCGCGTTGCAGTACAGCCTGTTCAGCTGGGAGGGCACCCGCCGGACCGGGATGGCGGGCCTGGACAACTTCATCCGGCTGTTCAGCGGGGTCTACGGCGAGCGGCTGTGGCGGGCGTTCGGCCACAACCTGGTGTTCTTCGCCGGGACGATGCTGGTGCAGACGACGCTGGGGCTGGCCTTCGCCGTGCTGCTGCGGCGCTCCCGGGCGGGCCGGCGCTTCCTGCAGACGGCCTACGTGCTGCCGCACCTGGTCAGCCCGATCGTCGTCGGCTACCTGTGGAGCCTCATGCTCAGCCCGCAGTTCGGCGCGGTCAACGCCGCCCTGCGCGCGGTCGGCCTGGACGCGCTCGCCCAGCCGTGGACCGGCGACCCCGCGCTGGCGCTGCCCACCCTGGTCCTGGTCAACGCCTGGCAGTGGATCGGCTTCCCGATGCTGCTGTTCACCGCGGCGCTGGCCGGACTGCCGCCGGAGTACGAGGAGGCCGCCCGGGTGGACGGCGCCACGGGATGGCAGGCCTTCCGGCACGTCACGCTGCCGCTGCTGGTGCCCGCGATCGGCATCGTGACGGTGCTGACGTTCGTGGGCACCATGAACGTACTCGACCTGGTCTATGCGATGCAGGGCTCGCAGGGGGCGCCCGCCGGCGCGACCGACGTGCTCGGCCTGCTGTTCTACCGCACCGCCTTCAACAACCCCGATCCGGGCGCGATCGGGCAGGCCTCGGCGCTGGCCGTGGTCATGTTCGCGTTCATCTTCGGCGTCTCCATCGCCGCCACCCGGATCCTGCGCCGCTGGGAGGCGAGGCTGCGATGA